In Apilactobacillus bombintestini, one genomic interval encodes:
- the lepB gene encoding signal peptidase I gives MQKKNSLLKEVLSWVAYFIFLLCAWLLLTHFFTTATVDGRSMDPNLYNNETMLVLKQAKVRHNSVIVFNANGEDPTVSDTDYYVKRVIGLPGDKIAFRNGKLYVNNKVADQSFISKDQLTNGTQYHLGHDNIKNWDISSLSHSKWIYNRNQTVVPKGKYFVLGDNREISNDSRYWGFVDKDKVMGVAKIFPWSDTKQKQHNINDLSY, from the coding sequence ATGCAAAAGAAAAATAGTTTATTAAAAGAAGTTTTAAGCTGGGTAGCTTACTTTATCTTTTTATTGTGCGCATGGTTATTGTTGACCCATTTCTTTACCACTGCTACGGTAGATGGTCGCTCTATGGATCCTAACTTGTATAACAATGAAACCATGTTAGTTTTAAAACAAGCCAAGGTTAGACATAATAGTGTAATCGTATTTAACGCCAATGGTGAAGATCCAACGGTAAGCGATACCGATTATTATGTAAAACGTGTAATTGGTCTACCGGGCGATAAAATCGCATTTAGAAACGGTAAATTATACGTTAATAATAAAGTTGCTGATCAAAGCTTTATTAGCAAAGACCAATTAACTAACGGAACCCAATATCATTTGGGACATGACAATATAAAGAATTGGGATATCAGTAGTTTATCGCACAGTAAATGGATTTATAACCGTAATCAAACAGTAGTACCTAAGGGTAAATACTTTGTATTAGGTGATAATCGTGAGATTTCTAACGACAGTCGTTATTGGGGCTTTGTAGATAAAGACAAAGTTATGGGAGTAGCTAAGATATTCCCTTGGTCCGATACTAAACAAAAGCAACATAATATTAACGATTTATCATATTAA
- a CDS encoding aspartate aminotransferase family protein, with protein sequence MKNKEILDQEGQTFASASRIKYFDMVIDSGKGAMLKDVEGHEYIDLLASASSTNTGHSHPKVVEAITKQAQKLIQYTPAYFANVPAARLTKRLADLSPIEGPAEVAWGNSGSDANDAVIKFARGYTGRQNVVSFTGAYHGSTYGSMSASAVSLNMSRKMGPLMEGFYKVPYPSPWYRKSYETQDQFIDRMFEEFKLPFETYLPADEVALILVEPIQGDGGIAKAPEKYLQKVYEFAHEHGILFAVDEVNQGMGRTGKWWSIQNFPGIHPDLMSVGKSLASGLPLSAVVGRKEIIESLDAPANVYTTAGNPVTTAAALATFDVIEDEHLLQRSHDLGQEAKEFFDKMKEKYDFIGDVRMYGLDGGIDIVDPRTHQPAVQVATKLIYRMFELGVIMITVRGNVLRFQPPLVITEEQLHRAFDVIEHAMQDEADGNIAFDKNIGWSTD encoded by the coding sequence ATGAAAAATAAAGAAATTCTAGATCAAGAGGGCCAAACATTCGCATCTGCTTCCCGAATTAAATATTTTGATATGGTAATTGATTCAGGAAAAGGTGCCATGTTAAAAGATGTAGAAGGCCATGAATACATAGATTTATTAGCAAGTGCCTCCTCCACTAACACCGGACATTCACATCCTAAAGTAGTGGAAGCTATTACTAAACAAGCACAAAAATTAATTCAATATACTCCCGCATACTTTGCCAATGTACCGGCAGCACGCTTAACTAAGCGTCTAGCAGATTTATCTCCTATTGAAGGACCTGCTGAAGTAGCTTGGGGTAATTCCGGTTCTGATGCCAACGATGCCGTTATTAAATTTGCTCGTGGTTATACAGGACGACAGAACGTGGTCAGTTTCACCGGTGCGTATCATGGTTCTACTTATGGTTCTATGAGTGCCTCTGCCGTTAGTTTGAACATGTCCCGTAAGATGGGACCACTAATGGAGGGCTTTTACAAGGTTCCTTATCCTAGTCCATGGTATCGTAAATCCTATGAAACACAAGACCAATTCATTGATCGTATGTTCGAAGAATTTAAACTACCTTTTGAAACTTATTTGCCAGCTGATGAAGTGGCTTTGATTTTAGTAGAACCTATTCAAGGGGATGGTGGAATCGCCAAAGCACCCGAAAAGTATCTACAAAAAGTTTACGAATTTGCCCATGAACACGGCATTTTATTCGCGGTAGATGAAGTTAACCAAGGGATGGGTCGTACCGGTAAATGGTGGTCTATTCAAAACTTCCCTGGTATTCATCCAGATTTGATGTCAGTAGGTAAATCACTAGCTTCTGGTTTGCCACTAAGTGCGGTAGTAGGGCGCAAAGAAATTATTGAATCTCTAGACGCACCGGCTAATGTTTATACTACTGCGGGAAATCCAGTCACTACCGCCGCTGCGCTAGCTACTTTTGACGTCATCGAAGACGAACATTTATTGCAACGCAGTCATGATTTAGGCCAAGAAGCTAAAGAATTCTTCGATAAAATGAAAGAAAAATATGATTTCATCGGCGACGTTAGAATGTATGGGCTAGATGGTGGTATCGATATTGTCGATCCACGTACCCATCAACCTGCCGTACAAGTGGCTACTAAATTAATTTATCGTATGTTTGAACTAGGCGTCATCATGATTACCGTCCGTGGGAACGTTTTGCGTTTCCAACCACCTTTGGTAATTACTGAAGAACAATTACATCGTGCTTTCGACGTTATCGAACATGCTATGCAAGACGAAGCCGATGGCAATATCGCCTTTGATAAAAACATCGGTTGGAGCACCGACTAA
- a CDS encoding C1 family peptidase, protein MVKTKLTQADFDAMREQYAKSPRNRVLQRSVMRNGINNTARDNRVVENLNHVYSVQVDTGKVSNQKQSGRCWLFSLLNTLKHNFAQRYDTKDFELSQSYLFFWDKVERANIFYDRILDTADKPFDDRELRCYLGAPGSDGGEWAMAVALVQKYGVMPTSAFPESKVTNSTSDLNEVLNRKMRRDAMVLRDMVHAGKSDEDIKSQRMAMLKEVYRIAGYACGVPPETFDFEYRDDKKKYHLDAGITPKEFLDKYFTINLDDYVVLGNYPNRKMEQLFINPAADNVVGGRHVGFLNMPMDVLKQTVIDQLKDGETVWFANTVTEQSDRQGGLLDNDLYRRDKLFDIDMNMSKAQRLDYYDNIPNHAMTLTGVDLVNDKPTKWKVENSWGEKVGEKGYFVMADNWMDSNVFEVIVNKKYLTAAQRELLDQKPVVLDPWAAV, encoded by the coding sequence ATGGTAAAAACTAAGTTAACGCAAGCTGATTTTGACGCTATGCGTGAACAATATGCAAAAAGTCCACGTAACCGCGTTTTACAACGCTCAGTAATGCGTAACGGAATTAACAATACCGCTCGTGATAATCGAGTAGTAGAAAATCTAAATCACGTTTATTCCGTCCAAGTAGATACCGGAAAAGTATCTAATCAAAAACAATCCGGTCGTTGCTGGTTATTTTCTTTATTAAATACCTTAAAGCATAACTTTGCGCAACGTTATGACACCAAGGATTTTGAATTATCCCAAAGTTACTTATTCTTCTGGGATAAAGTAGAACGTGCCAACATTTTCTACGACCGTATTTTAGATACTGCAGACAAGCCTTTTGATGATCGTGAATTACGTTGTTATTTAGGCGCTCCCGGCTCTGACGGTGGGGAATGGGCAATGGCCGTTGCTTTAGTACAAAAGTACGGAGTAATGCCTACTTCTGCCTTTCCTGAAAGTAAAGTTACCAATAGTACTTCTGATTTAAACGAAGTATTGAACAGAAAAATGCGTCGTGACGCCATGGTATTACGTGATATGGTGCATGCGGGCAAGAGTGATGAAGACATCAAGAGCCAACGCATGGCTATGTTAAAAGAAGTATATCGTATCGCAGGTTATGCTTGTGGAGTTCCACCTGAAACCTTTGATTTCGAATACCGTGACGATAAAAAGAAATATCATTTAGATGCCGGAATTACTCCTAAAGAATTTTTAGACAAATATTTCACTATTAATCTAGATGATTATGTAGTGTTAGGTAACTATCCTAACCGTAAAATGGAACAATTATTTATAAATCCAGCTGCGGACAACGTAGTGGGTGGCCGTCATGTCGGCTTTTTAAACATGCCTATGGATGTGTTAAAACAAACCGTTATTGACCAATTAAAAGATGGTGAAACAGTTTGGTTTGCTAACACCGTAACTGAACAATCTGATCGCCAAGGCGGACTTTTAGATAATGATTTATACCGTCGTGATAAGTTATTCGACATTGATATGAATATGTCTAAAGCCCAACGTCTGGATTACTATGACAACATTCCTAACCATGCGATGACCTTAACTGGTGTCGACTTAGTGAACGATAAACCTACTAAATGGAAAGTAGAAAATTCCTGGGGTGAAAAAGTCGGCGAAAAAGGTTACTTCGTAATGGCTGATAACTGGATGGACAGTAACGTCTTTGAAGTCATTGTTAACAAGAAATACTTAACTGCCGCACAACGCGAACTACTAGATCAAAAACCAGTAGTACTAGACCCATGGGCAGCCGTTTAA
- a CDS encoding C1 family peptidase codes for MTETKLTASDLQELRKDYEQNPDNKVLEGAVTQNGINNVARDASVDEKLNPVFSVEVKTGKVSNQKRSGRCWMFALLNTLKHQFGEKYKVKDFELSQNYLFFWDKIERANIFYDRIINTADKPLDDRTVEFYLAGPGSDGGQWAMAVSLVQKYGVVPTSAFSETNVSENTGDLNMILNYKLRQDAMKLRNMVHDKVSEEDIHEAREEMLSEVYRIAAYSLGVPPKTFDLEYRDDKENYHIDRDLTPKAFFDKYFSDADLDDYVVLSNSPDKEFNKMYSMTAQDNVVDGRSIKFLNLPMEDLKKAAIAQLKDGKAVWFANDITRQSDRKTGFLSDKLYHYDELFNVDLSMTKKQRLQYHEAVVSHATALTGVDLVDDKPRRWKVENSWGAKNGVNGYFTMDDGWMNEYVYEVVVNKKYLSADQVALLDQTPVELKPWDSLE; via the coding sequence ATGACAGAGACGAAATTAACTGCTAGTGATTTACAAGAATTACGTAAAGATTATGAACAAAATCCGGACAATAAAGTGCTAGAAGGTGCCGTAACACAAAACGGTATTAACAACGTGGCTAGGGATGCTAGCGTGGATGAAAAATTAAATCCTGTTTTTTCCGTAGAAGTAAAAACTGGTAAAGTATCTAACCAAAAACGCTCCGGTAGATGCTGGATGTTTGCTTTATTAAACACTTTAAAGCATCAATTCGGTGAAAAATACAAAGTTAAAGACTTCGAACTATCCCAAAATTACTTATTCTTCTGGGATAAAATCGAACGTGCTAATATCTTCTATGACCGCATCATCAACACTGCTGACAAGCCTTTAGATGATCGTACCGTAGAATTTTACTTAGCCGGCCCCGGCAGTGACGGTGGTCAATGGGCTATGGCCGTATCTTTAGTACAAAAATACGGGGTAGTACCTACCAGCGCCTTTAGTGAAACTAATGTTTCCGAAAATACCGGCGATTTAAACATGATTTTAAATTACAAATTACGTCAAGATGCTATGAAATTGCGTAACATGGTACACGATAAAGTAAGCGAAGAAGACATTCATGAAGCTAGAGAAGAAATGCTTTCTGAAGTTTACCGTATCGCTGCTTATTCATTAGGGGTACCACCTAAGACATTTGACTTAGAATACCGTGATGACAAGGAAAACTACCACATCGACCGTGATTTAACTCCTAAAGCATTTTTCGATAAATACTTTAGTGATGCTGACTTAGATGACTACGTAGTTTTGAGTAATTCACCTGACAAAGAATTTAATAAAATGTACAGCATGACTGCGCAAGATAACGTAGTAGATGGTCGTAGCATTAAATTCTTAAACTTACCTATGGAAGACCTAAAAAAGGCTGCTATTGCGCAATTAAAAGATGGTAAAGCCGTTTGGTTTGCCAACGATATTACTCGTCAATCTGATAGAAAAACCGGCTTCTTATCCGATAAACTATATCACTATGACGAATTATTTAACGTGGACTTATCTATGACTAAGAAACAACGTCTTCAATACCATGAAGCGGTTGTATCTCACGCCACTGCCTTAACCGGGGTAGATTTAGTCGATGATAAACCTCGTCGTTGGAAGGTAGAAAACTCCTGGGGTGCTAAAAATGGTGTTAATGGTTACTTCACCATGGATGACGGTTGGATGAATGAATATGTTTACGAAGTAGTCGTAAATAAGAAATATTTATCTGCTGATCAAGTAGCGCTATTGGATCAAACTCCTGTAGAACTAAAACCTTGGGATTCATTAGAATAA
- a CDS encoding ABC transporter substrate-binding protein/permease, whose amino-acid sequence MQHKIKTAILAAMGLVATILLAIIFTVPNLSASAADNSVAQIQKKGYIVMGTSPDYPPYEFISKGKNGSQIYGADVELGKEIAKDLGVKLKVKAMGFDSLLVGLQTKKVDMVIAGMNENPQRAKSVDFSKSYYSSGLSLVINSGDAKKIHSYHDLEGKSVGAQIGTVQYDAVKKGIKNVKLKGIENINDLILALKSGKIAAIPMDTAVAQAYASHNPGLKIIGAKMPNQSSANNVAFAKGATSLKNAANHTIDKVNKQNLYVKKFVPTAAKYITDNKSQSQLSTMWQYKDYFIDGIKYTMLISVISVFFGIILGVIFALMRLSHNWLLHAVAVAYIEFIRGTPQLVQIMFIYFGLGTIVNVSALTSGIIAISINSGAYVAEIIRGGITSISVGQSEAALSLGLSKTQTMQSIVLPQAFKNIWPALGNELVTLIKDSSLASVIGVGELMYQMRAVQADTYLGIAPIAIIMIIYFVITFTISRIMKLIEGKMNHGTND is encoded by the coding sequence ATGCAACATAAAATAAAAACTGCCATATTAGCTGCAATGGGCTTAGTGGCAACCATCTTATTAGCTATTATTTTTACGGTACCCAATCTTTCAGCTTCAGCAGCTGATAATTCAGTAGCGCAAATTCAAAAGAAGGGATACATCGTAATGGGAACTTCTCCTGATTATCCACCTTACGAATTTATCAGCAAAGGTAAAAATGGTTCTCAAATATACGGAGCTGACGTGGAATTAGGAAAAGAAATTGCTAAAGACTTAGGCGTGAAACTAAAAGTTAAAGCCATGGGTTTTGATTCTTTGCTAGTAGGTCTACAAACTAAAAAAGTAGATATGGTAATTGCGGGGATGAATGAAAATCCGCAAAGAGCGAAGAGCGTGGACTTTAGTAAAAGTTATTATTCTTCTGGATTGAGTTTAGTTATCAATAGTGGGGATGCTAAAAAGATCCATTCTTACCATGATTTGGAAGGCAAAAGCGTGGGTGCTCAAATTGGTACTGTGCAATATGATGCCGTTAAAAAAGGAATTAAAAACGTTAAATTAAAGGGAATTGAAAATATTAACGATTTAATTTTAGCTTTAAAATCCGGTAAAATTGCTGCCATTCCTATGGATACTGCAGTAGCTCAAGCATACGCTAGCCATAACCCTGGACTAAAAATTATCGGTGCTAAAATGCCTAATCAAAGTAGTGCTAACAACGTAGCGTTTGCTAAGGGGGCTACCAGTTTAAAGAATGCGGCCAACCATACTATCGATAAAGTTAATAAACAAAACTTATACGTGAAAAAATTCGTTCCTACAGCAGCTAAATATATTACCGATAATAAGTCACAATCACAATTATCTACGATGTGGCAATACAAAGATTACTTTATAGACGGAATTAAATACACTATGTTGATCTCGGTTATTTCCGTTTTCTTCGGAATTATTTTAGGAGTTATCTTTGCACTAATGAGATTAAGTCATAATTGGCTACTTCATGCGGTAGCAGTAGCTTATATCGAATTTATTCGTGGGACTCCTCAATTAGTACAAATTATGTTTATCTACTTTGGTCTAGGAACCATCGTAAATGTTTCTGCATTAACTTCGGGAATTATCGCTATTTCTATTAATTCAGGAGCCTATGTAGCTGAAATTATCAGAGGTGGAATTACTTCTATTTCAGTAGGACAAAGTGAAGCTGCGTTATCACTAGGATTATCTAAAACACAAACGATGCAATCTATCGTTTTACCACAAGCCTTCAAAAATATTTGGCCAGCGTTAGGTAATGAATTAGTGACTTTGATTAAAGATAGTTCATTAGCTTCCGTAATTGGGGTAGGCGAATTGATGTATCAAATGAGAGCCGTACAAGCTGATACTTATTTAGGAATAGCACCTATCGCTATTATTATGATCATTTACTTTGTAATTACCTTTACTATTTCTAGAATCATGAAACTAATCGAAGGGAAGATGAACCATGGAACCAATGATTAA
- a CDS encoding amino acid ABC transporter ATP-binding protein, translating into MEPMIKIENLTKKFKNNTIFSGVNAEVNKGEVISLLGPSGAGKSTFLRCINMLGEPTSGKILLDGNDLVTSSEKDLIHLRTHIGMVFQNFNLFANKTVLENITLAPIKVLKMSKTKAEEKAHELLKTVGLADKADVYPSSLSGGQAQRIAIVRALAMDPEVILFDEPTSALDPEKVGEVLNVMQDLAKKDMTMIIVTHEMEFAKNVSDKIWFMDEGKIQEKQTPQEFFNHPKTASAQRFLSKMI; encoded by the coding sequence ATGGAACCAATGATTAAAATTGAAAATTTAACTAAAAAATTTAAAAATAATACCATTTTTTCCGGCGTAAACGCCGAAGTGAATAAAGGAGAAGTCATTTCTCTATTGGGACCCTCAGGTGCCGGTAAAAGTACGTTTCTACGTTGCATTAATATGCTAGGTGAACCCACTTCAGGCAAGATTTTATTGGATGGCAACGACCTAGTTACTAGTTCCGAAAAAGATTTAATTCATCTAAGAACTCATATTGGCATGGTATTTCAAAATTTTAATTTATTTGCCAATAAAACGGTGCTAGAAAACATTACGTTAGCTCCCATTAAAGTTTTGAAAATGTCTAAAACTAAGGCAGAAGAAAAAGCCCACGAATTGTTAAAAACAGTGGGCTTAGCGGATAAAGCAGACGTATATCCTAGTAGTTTATCAGGTGGACAAGCCCAACGTATCGCTATCGTACGGGCTTTAGCTATGGATCCAGAAGTAATTTTATTCGATGAACCTACTTCTGCTCTAGACCCTGAAAAAGTAGGGGAAGTATTAAATGTGATGCAAGATTTAGCGAAAAAAGATATGACCATGATTATCGTGACGCACGAAATGGAATTTGCGAAAAACGTTTCCGATAAAATTTGGTTTATGGATGAAGGTAAAATCCAAGAAAAACAAACTCCACAAGAATTTTTTAACCATCCTAAAACGGCGAGTGCACAACGTTTTTTAAGTAAAATGATTTAA
- a CDS encoding DNA/RNA helicase domain-containing protein — MVNIIPYSLREYVSLFEITPDDNARKTLDRSLKYHHMDIKECEKEDFYLLAKLLLEKLDSSVDINGWFLGTDLPVVPDFDVLICLKDNIVNIDLKHEDGEKKFKKIKNKFDKQKNIINGIGKNIINIVFCADTKTLYKYDTDFKKIDFNELIRIIQEDDICLSNALEMIDSKNYLISPLKDIDRFKRGEYWLSDQQYEIRNQLFNPGLYGIEGGPGTGKTLIIYDYIRKYDKDKKILLVFGGKIRDEQISLQNIFKNAKLVSAKYVANNPSILNEYDAILIDESQRLHKNTRSEIISWIPKKLFKQSNCIFL, encoded by the coding sequence ATGGTTAACATTATCCCATATAGTTTAAGAGAGTACGTTTCCCTGTTTGAAATTACTCCAGATGATAATGCTCGCAAAACATTAGATAGATCTTTAAAATATCACCATATGGATATAAAGGAATGTGAAAAAGAAGATTTTTATTTATTAGCAAAGTTACTTTTAGAAAAATTAGATTCTAGTGTGGACATCAATGGTTGGTTTTTAGGAACTGATTTACCAGTAGTTCCTGATTTTGACGTTTTAATTTGTTTAAAAGACAACATTGTAAATATTGATTTGAAACACGAAGATGGTGAAAAAAAGTTTAAAAAAATAAAAAATAAATTTGATAAACAGAAAAATATCATTAATGGTATTGGGAAAAATATTATAAATATTGTTTTTTGTGCAGATACTAAAACATTGTATAAATATGATACAGACTTTAAAAAAATTGATTTTAATGAACTTATAAGAATAATACAAGAGGATGATATTTGCCTTTCTAATGCTTTAGAAATGATTGATTCTAAAAATTATTTGATTTCACCATTGAAAGATATTGATAGATTTAAGAGGGGAGAGTATTGGTTATCAGATCAACAATATGAAATTAGAAATCAATTATTTAATCCAGGATTGTATGGTATTGAAGGAGGACCTGGTACAGGAAAAACACTAATAATATATGATTATATAAGAAAGTATGATAAAGATAAGAAAATATTGTTGGTATTTGGAGGAAAGATTAGAGATGAACAAATTAGCTTACAAAATATATTTAAAAATGCTAAATTGGTTTCGGCTAAATATGTAGCTAATAATCCGTCAATATTGAATGAATATGATGCTATTTTAATTGATGAATCACAAAGATTACACAAGAATACAAGATCTGAAATAATTTCATGGATTCCAAAAAAATTATTCAAACAAAGTAATTGCATTTTTTTATGA
- a CDS encoding DUF6440 family protein encodes MSKRFKLVEESFTGVSIYIDQRTGVEYGGYGSTLTPLRNADGSLFVDKQEIDDDYEHEVKDWEEA; translated from the coding sequence TTGTCTAAACGATTTAAATTAGTTGAAGAATCATTTACAGGAGTATCTATTTATATTGATCAACGTACCGGTGTAGAATACGGTGGTTATGGTAGCACCTTAACCCCACTACGTAACGCGGACGGCTCCTTGTTTGTAGACAAGCAAGAAATCGATGATGATTACGAACACGAAGTCAAAGATTGGGAGGAAGCCTGA
- a CDS encoding DUF1516 family protein — protein MFLWIHLIFAIVLIALVIASLAKKQGYKPYMMMSRVSYLVFIITGVILFFKAFDRDPLFALLKVLIAILLIGLIEMTYAAKAKDQLTKGMIYSLVCGFVLVIIVGFIVAQGRPF, from the coding sequence ATGTTTTTATGGATTCATTTAATTTTTGCGATTGTATTAATTGCTTTAGTAATTGCTTCACTTGCTAAAAAGCAAGGCTACAAGCCTTACATGATGATGTCTAGAGTTAGTTATCTAGTATTTATCATTACCGGAGTAATTTTATTTTTCAAAGCATTTGATCGTGATCCGCTATTTGCTTTATTAAAAGTATTAATAGCAATTCTATTGATTGGTTTAATTGAAATGACTTATGCTGCCAAAGCTAAGGATCAACTTACTAAAGGTATGATTTACAGCTTAGTTTGTGGTTTTGTCTTAGTCATTATTGTTGGCTTTATTGTGGCGCAAGGTCGTCCTTTCTAA